A genomic window from Anthocerotibacter panamensis C109 includes:
- a CDS encoding PfaB family protein translates to MEEIAVIGLGCLFPGATDPEQFWQNLLAGRDSRSPATAQDFGADPSLFFDPEKGKADRCYYLKGGFIRNFHFTATGYQLPAEFLARLDPLYQWSLSVAKQALQDSGYPRSPGSLERCGLVLASLSLPTRSSYDFFAPFYHSVLESTLQEVLDRKDFNLTESVPTPLPQNALVSGYTATVVARALGLGGLSYALDAACASSLYAIDLACRSLQFHQSDLMLAGAVNAAHPLLLAVGFSQIQSHPDNQISQPLCRSSRGLTVAEGAGMLVLKRYSDALRDGDRVWAVIRGIGLANDGRGRHLLAPNPRGQRLAFMRAYAGSHVSPQQVQYVECHATGTPLGDGTELNSIASFFGSHGGRPWLGAVKANVGHLMSAAGMAGVLKTILSLNRGTLPATPGIQTTPGPKTLAGQILDQAQPWIGFPRLGAVNSFGFGGTNAHLVLEQDRGTQVNPVQRPALSGLAIVGMDVHFGPCDGLAAFERTIYEGEQHFIPLPPQRWQGIDTERQLLEDYGLAQGSVPRGAYLADFDFDVLQFRTPLEDIAHLNPQQLLMLRVADRALQDAGLSKGAAVAVVIATGTELSLHRALARYHLPQKVTDALAQAGWTSPQPLTTLVQECLHPTASALEYVGMIGNILASRISSHWDFTGPAFTLLAEEHSAFKALECARLLLSTGEFEAVLVGAVDLAGGAEQVLLHHQLTQLTESPVGPVGEGAAAVVLKRPADARQANKRIYAVIDAIAAMSEPTDHPEEEAALACRHALAEAGVDPSWIGYIETCGRLHTGGLGLAQVYQTRPGLTCALGSVQANIGYTHAAAGLAGLVKTALCLYHRYLVAGPSPLPLTPDSPFYVPEEAQPWLLSSTAPIRVAALHGSGMDGACVHLILREEPQQVDTLRHRLDQQPLYLFPLSAQDQAELLAQLQGLQQTLTQGLPLPDLARQCYGVYRHRKAAYSLVLVAGDDQALGQQIQRALKGLPGAFAQKKDWKTPQGSYFSANPLGGEGNVAFVYPGAFNSYLGLGRTLLRLFPEGHRHLERMTNDPSGLLHEHYLYPRSQTPLTALQREEQEERFSADAVAMLESGIGFSVLCTALLGDYFGLRPQAAFGYSLGETSMFYALGIWDNIDASSARLRASPLLRTHLSGPKILVRAHWKLACEQGPDWWRTYVVMAPAPTVCAQVKAESRVYITHINTTEEVVIVGERQACERVIARLGCDTFQAPAHHVLHCDPMQGAYAELAALNTLPLGTVPPVTFYSSATYQPVPLDSQALGQTIGQGLCQQVDFPRLVRQVWEDGARIFVELGAGSTCSRWISEILQGQEHVTVSINKRGSDDHTSLIQLLAKLVAHQVPLDLSPLYPPPSPPAPRTLLKTVTLGGARIRDTLLARAASLKVALQVSASQPATSTESPIMITFQPPLTAQQPTPAALTAQPQASPTTYEGLHSNLMLATQAHITFLRSRNQSLQQLGALLMMHLDLCQEALQADHPEAVPEQSSSVAWSRSR, encoded by the coding sequence GTGGAGGAAATAGCTGTCATTGGTCTTGGGTGCCTCTTTCCTGGAGCCACTGACCCGGAGCAATTCTGGCAGAATCTCCTCGCGGGCCGCGACAGCCGCTCCCCAGCCACAGCCCAGGACTTCGGGGCTGATCCTAGTCTCTTTTTCGACCCGGAAAAAGGCAAGGCTGACCGCTGCTACTACCTGAAGGGTGGTTTCATTCGGAACTTCCACTTCACTGCTACGGGCTACCAACTCCCCGCCGAGTTTCTCGCCCGTCTAGATCCCCTCTACCAATGGTCTCTCTCTGTTGCGAAGCAGGCACTCCAAGACAGTGGTTATCCCCGCAGTCCGGGTTCGCTGGAGCGCTGTGGGTTGGTGTTGGCGTCACTCTCGCTGCCGACTCGCTCTTCCTATGATTTTTTTGCTCCCTTTTATCACAGCGTGCTAGAGAGCACCTTACAGGAAGTGTTGGACCGGAAGGACTTTAACTTGACGGAGTCTGTACCCACCCCTTTGCCCCAAAACGCCCTCGTCTCCGGCTACACCGCCACGGTTGTCGCCCGTGCTCTTGGGCTGGGGGGGCTGAGCTATGCTCTGGATGCGGCTTGTGCCTCTTCGCTCTACGCCATTGACTTGGCCTGCCGGAGCCTCCAGTTTCACCAAAGCGACCTGATGCTGGCGGGGGCGGTCAACGCAGCCCATCCCCTGCTGCTGGCGGTGGGCTTTTCGCAGATCCAGTCCCACCCCGACAACCAAATCAGCCAACCGCTGTGTCGTTCTTCGCGGGGATTGACCGTGGCGGAGGGGGCGGGGATGTTGGTCCTCAAGCGCTATAGCGATGCACTTAGAGATGGTGACCGGGTCTGGGCCGTGATTCGGGGGATTGGGCTGGCTAATGATGGTCGTGGTCGCCACCTGCTCGCCCCCAATCCGCGCGGGCAGCGGCTGGCTTTCATGCGAGCCTATGCCGGGAGCCATGTGAGTCCCCAACAGGTGCAGTATGTCGAGTGTCACGCCACCGGAACACCCCTGGGCGATGGTACAGAACTTAACTCTATTGCCAGCTTCTTTGGTAGCCACGGAGGTCGTCCCTGGCTCGGAGCCGTCAAGGCCAATGTCGGTCATTTGATGAGCGCTGCTGGGATGGCTGGAGTGCTCAAGACGATCCTCAGCCTGAATCGGGGAACGCTTCCGGCCACCCCCGGTATCCAGACCACCCCCGGCCCTAAAACCTTGGCTGGACAGATTCTAGACCAAGCCCAGCCCTGGATCGGCTTCCCCCGTCTAGGTGCGGTCAACTCCTTTGGCTTTGGGGGAACTAACGCCCATCTCGTCCTCGAGCAGGACCGGGGTACTCAGGTCAACCCTGTCCAGCGTCCAGCCCTGAGCGGGCTCGCTATCGTGGGTATGGATGTCCACTTTGGTCCTTGTGATGGGCTCGCCGCCTTTGAGCGCACCATTTATGAGGGGGAGCAGCACTTTATTCCCCTGCCGCCCCAGCGCTGGCAGGGCATTGACACCGAGCGGCAACTCCTAGAGGACTATGGCCTAGCTCAGGGAAGCGTTCCGAGAGGCGCGTACTTGGCTGATTTTGACTTTGATGTGCTTCAGTTTCGCACCCCGCTTGAGGATATTGCCCACCTCAATCCCCAGCAGCTATTGATGCTACGGGTGGCTGACCGGGCGCTCCAGGATGCGGGTCTGTCCAAGGGGGCGGCTGTGGCTGTGGTCATTGCTACGGGCACAGAACTCTCCCTACACCGTGCCTTGGCCCGCTATCACCTACCCCAGAAAGTGACCGATGCCCTTGCTCAGGCCGGGTGGACTTCACCGCAGCCATTGACCACACTGGTCCAGGAGTGTCTCCATCCCACTGCCTCAGCTCTTGAGTATGTGGGCATGATCGGCAATATCCTCGCCAGTCGCATTTCATCCCACTGGGACTTCACCGGCCCAGCTTTTACCCTATTGGCAGAAGAGCATTCCGCCTTCAAAGCGCTGGAGTGTGCTCGACTCCTGCTCAGTACAGGGGAGTTTGAGGCCGTCTTGGTCGGAGCGGTGGATTTGGCGGGCGGGGCCGAGCAGGTCTTGCTACACCATCAGTTGACCCAGTTGACCGAGTCTCCGGTGGGTCCGGTCGGAGAAGGCGCTGCCGCCGTAGTCCTAAAGCGCCCCGCCGATGCTCGACAGGCCAATAAGCGGATCTATGCCGTGATCGACGCTATTGCTGCTATGTCCGAGCCCACCGACCATCCAGAGGAAGAAGCCGCGCTAGCCTGCCGCCATGCCCTGGCTGAAGCTGGGGTAGACCCTTCCTGGATCGGCTATATCGAGACCTGTGGCAGACTCCACACCGGAGGTCTCGGTCTGGCTCAGGTTTACCAAACCCGACCCGGCCTCACCTGTGCCCTGGGTAGCGTGCAGGCCAATATCGGGTATACCCATGCGGCGGCGGGGCTCGCGGGCTTGGTCAAAACTGCCCTCTGCCTCTACCATCGCTATTTGGTCGCTGGCCCATCCCCGCTACCGCTCACTCCCGACAGTCCCTTCTATGTCCCCGAGGAAGCGCAGCCTTGGCTCTTGAGTAGCACCGCCCCCATCCGGGTCGCTGCCCTCCATGGCTCGGGCATGGATGGGGCCTGTGTCCATCTCATCCTCCGTGAGGAGCCTCAACAGGTAGATACACTCCGCCATCGTCTAGACCAGCAACCCCTGTACCTGTTTCCCTTGAGTGCCCAGGACCAAGCCGAGCTTTTAGCACAACTTCAGGGGTTACAGCAGACCCTGACCCAAGGGCTCCCTCTACCCGACCTCGCCCGTCAGTGCTATGGGGTCTATCGTCACCGCAAAGCTGCCTATAGTCTGGTGTTAGTCGCAGGGGACGATCAAGCGCTAGGTCAGCAGATCCAGCGGGCCTTAAAGGGGCTACCCGGAGCCTTCGCCCAGAAAAAAGACTGGAAAACGCCCCAGGGCAGCTACTTCAGCGCCAATCCTCTGGGGGGAGAAGGGAACGTCGCCTTTGTTTATCCTGGAGCGTTTAATTCCTATCTTGGGCTGGGACGCACCCTCCTGCGCCTCTTCCCGGAAGGCCACCGCCACCTAGAGCGCATGACCAACGATCCTAGCGGGTTATTGCACGAGCACTACCTCTACCCGCGCAGTCAGACCCCCCTCACAGCACTCCAGCGGGAGGAGCAGGAAGAACGGTTTAGCGCTGATGCCGTCGCCATGCTGGAATCTGGCATTGGTTTTTCAGTCCTCTGCACCGCCTTGCTGGGTGACTACTTTGGCCTCAGGCCCCAAGCGGCTTTTGGCTACAGTCTGGGAGAGACGAGCATGTTCTACGCCCTAGGAATCTGGGACAACATCGATGCCAGTTCTGCACGTCTGCGCGCCTCGCCACTCCTGCGGACCCACCTGAGTGGGCCTAAGATTTTGGTACGTGCCCACTGGAAATTAGCCTGCGAGCAAGGTCCCGACTGGTGGCGTACTTACGTGGTGATGGCCCCCGCACCCACTGTCTGCGCCCAAGTCAAAGCCGAATCTCGGGTCTATATCACCCACATCAATACGACAGAAGAAGTGGTAATCGTCGGTGAGCGGCAAGCCTGCGAGCGCGTGATTGCCCGTCTTGGATGCGATACCTTTCAGGCTCCTGCCCACCATGTCCTGCACTGCGACCCGATGCAGGGTGCCTACGCCGAGCTTGCGGCCCTGAATACGCTGCCGCTTGGCACAGTTCCCCCCGTCACGTTCTATAGCTCCGCAACCTATCAGCCCGTTCCCCTCGACAGCCAAGCCCTCGGGCAGACCATCGGGCAGGGGCTCTGCCAGCAGGTGGATTTCCCGCGTCTAGTCCGGCAAGTTTGGGAGGATGGAGCCCGAATTTTTGTTGAGCTAGGAGCCGGGAGCACCTGCTCGCGCTGGATCAGCGAAATCCTCCAGGGGCAGGAGCATGTGACCGTTTCGATAAATAAAAGAGGGAGCGACGACCACACCAGCCTGATCCAACTCCTGGCAAAACTCGTCGCCCACCAAGTCCCCCTAGATCTGTCCCCGCTCTATCCCCCCCCAAGCCCTCCCGCCCCGAGAACACTGCTCAAAACGGTCACCCTGGGCGGCGCTCGCATCCGCGATACGCTCCTAGCACGAGCGGCAAGCCTCAAAGTAGCCCTCCAGGTCTCTGCATCTCAGCCAGCAACATCTACGGAGTCGCCCATTATGATTACCTTCCAGCCGCCCCTGACAGCTCAGCAACCTACTCCAGCCGCCCTTACCGCTCAGCCCCAAGCGTCCCCCACTACCTACGAAGGACTCCATTCAAACCTGATGCTGGCAACCCAGGCCCACATCACCTTTCTACGCTCCCGGAACCAATCCTTGCAACAGCTAGGGGCATTGCTCATGATGCACCTTGATCTGTGCCAGGAAGCGCTCCAAGCAGACCACCCTGAAGCTGTCCCAGAGCAGTCCTCCTCCGTAGCCTGGAGCCGGTCCCGGTAG
- a CDS encoding acyl carrier protein, with protein sequence MNPTTDDLKPNRTVQEVEDWLLIHLAERLELTPDEIDPTEPLANYGLTSAQGLAILGRLEKWLGHRLSPTLLWNYPTVQALSKRLTD encoded by the coding sequence ATGAACCCGACGACCGACGACCTCAAGCCGAATCGCACCGTGCAGGAAGTGGAGGACTGGTTACTTATACATCTGGCTGAACGCCTGGAACTCACCCCCGATGAGATCGACCCTACCGAACCCCTGGCGAATTATGGGCTAACTTCTGCGCAGGGCTTAGCGATCCTGGGTCGTCTGGAGAAGTGGCTGGGCCACCGCCTCAGCCCGACCTTACTCTGGAACTATCCCACCGTCCAGGCCCTCTCCAAGCGTCTGACCGATTGA
- a CDS encoding Rieske (2Fe-2S) protein has translation MNWVKVLSQSELPQDARKVVSIGDRKILLLHHSGQVYAMDNACPHLKLPLKSGKIQDGAIVCPFHRSAFDLRTGNVTAWSTFPPLVGSLLGAISSAKAVAVFPTRVDQGSIFVGVENA, from the coding sequence ATGAATTGGGTCAAAGTCCTCTCCCAAAGCGAATTGCCGCAGGATGCCCGCAAAGTCGTGAGCATAGGCGACCGCAAAATCCTGCTCCTGCACCACAGCGGGCAGGTCTACGCTATGGATAACGCCTGCCCGCACCTCAAACTTCCGCTCAAAAGCGGGAAGATCCAGGATGGGGCTATCGTCTGCCCCTTCCACCGCAGCGCTTTTGACCTCAGGACCGGGAATGTCACAGCCTGGAGCACCTTTCCCCCCTTAGTCGGGAGCCTCCTGGGTGCGATCTCCAGCGCAAAAGCCGTAGCTGTCTTTCCGACTCGGGTAGACCAAGGCAGTATTTTTGTGGGTGTTGAAAACGCGTGA
- a CDS encoding PfaD family polyunsaturated fatty acid/polyketide biosynthesis protein — MQQAVVENNGMATTRLPPTVAFDGAGIQAMLLDLDQSLYVICEEGRIGLIREGNLRFISSRGAGDLVAFLPPMRPDQLGDPAFRASYDVDWAYATGAMAGGIASEELVITLGQAGLLGSFGAGGLSPTRLEQAIQRIQQALGPRSAAFNLIHSPNEPILEQSAVGLYLKYGVQTVEASAFMDLTPNLVYFRAAGLSLDSANCIRVQNKIIAKISRREVALKFLQPASLNLLRELVSQGRITETQAALAQQVPMADDITVEADSGGHTDNRPLVCLLPSVLALRDEVHQRCGYTQKVRVGAAGGIGTPQAALAAFMMGAAYVVTGSVNQSCVESGTSEHIKTLLAQCAMTDVVMAPAADMFEQGVKLQVLKRGTFFPVRAQKLYELYRSYDAIEAIPAAQREQLEQQIFKRSLDSVWEETVAFFARRDPEQIQRAAENPKRKMALIFRWYLGLSSRWARTNDPDYKLDYQVWCGPAMGAFNDWVRGSYLAEPNQRQVVEVARQIMTGAAYLYRVQSLQAQGIQLPAECASYLPTRR; from the coding sequence ATGCAACAAGCTGTAGTGGAAAATAATGGGATGGCTACCACCCGGTTGCCGCCCACGGTTGCCTTTGATGGAGCAGGCATCCAGGCTATGCTCCTGGACCTCGACCAATCGCTCTATGTCATCTGCGAGGAAGGCCGTATCGGTCTTATCCGGGAGGGTAACCTCCGTTTCATCAGCAGTCGGGGCGCGGGGGATCTGGTCGCGTTCCTGCCGCCGATGCGCCCCGACCAGCTCGGAGACCCCGCTTTTCGCGCGAGCTATGACGTGGATTGGGCCTATGCTACCGGGGCTATGGCGGGTGGGATCGCCTCCGAAGAACTGGTTATCACCCTTGGTCAGGCTGGACTTCTGGGTTCCTTTGGCGCGGGTGGCCTCTCCCCCACCCGCCTTGAGCAGGCGATTCAGCGCATCCAGCAAGCGCTTGGCCCCCGCAGTGCTGCTTTTAACCTGATTCACAGCCCCAACGAGCCTATCCTGGAGCAGAGCGCAGTTGGCCTATACCTTAAATACGGTGTGCAGACGGTCGAGGCCTCCGCATTTATGGACCTGACCCCCAACCTCGTCTACTTCCGGGCCGCCGGATTGAGCCTAGACAGCGCCAACTGCATCCGCGTCCAAAACAAAATCATTGCCAAAATCTCCCGCCGTGAAGTCGCGCTGAAATTTTTGCAACCCGCCTCCCTCAACCTGTTGCGTGAACTGGTCAGCCAGGGACGCATCACCGAGACCCAGGCTGCTCTAGCCCAGCAGGTGCCTATGGCCGACGACATTACCGTGGAAGCCGACTCCGGCGGACACACCGACAACCGGCCCCTGGTCTGTCTGCTCCCTTCTGTGCTCGCCCTGCGCGATGAAGTCCATCAGCGCTGCGGCTATACCCAAAAAGTACGGGTCGGAGCCGCTGGGGGGATCGGGACACCTCAGGCAGCCCTAGCGGCTTTCATGATGGGTGCAGCTTATGTGGTGACCGGCTCGGTCAATCAGTCCTGCGTCGAGTCAGGGACTTCGGAGCACATCAAGACACTCTTGGCCCAGTGCGCAATGACTGATGTCGTGATGGCCCCGGCAGCAGATATGTTTGAACAGGGCGTGAAGCTACAAGTGTTGAAGCGCGGGACGTTCTTCCCTGTCCGAGCCCAGAAGCTCTACGAACTCTACCGCAGCTATGACGCGATAGAAGCGATCCCAGCAGCCCAGCGCGAGCAACTGGAGCAACAGATTTTCAAACGGAGCCTCGATTCGGTTTGGGAAGAGACGGTGGCTTTTTTCGCCCGACGTGACCCCGAGCAGATCCAGCGGGCCGCCGAAAATCCTAAGCGCAAGATGGCCTTGATTTTTCGTTGGTACCTGGGCCTCTCCTCACGCTGGGCTCGCACCAACGACCCTGACTACAAGCTGGACTATCAGGTCTGGTGTGGACCGGCGATGGGTGCGTTTAACGACTGGGTACGCGGCTCCTATCTAGCTGAACCCAACCAGCGCCAGGTCGTGGAGGTCGCCCGTCAGATCATGACTGGGGCTGCTTACTTGTACCGCGTCCAAAGCTTACAGGCCCAGGGCATTCAACTCCCTGCCGAATGCGCCAGTTATCTACCCACCCGCCGCTAG
- a CDS encoding HAD family hydrolase produces the protein MKKLVLFDIDGTIMNVFGAGSRSLLTVLTAVFGREANLEGYSMSGKTDTQIVLELVERSGGTRSEVFPVLEKVWQGYIDGLAQALPRLQPQVFPGIPELLGQLAEHPDVVLGLLTGNVERAAWLKLRRVDLDGYFCLGAFGDCAPERRLLPEVAVAGAQRLTGKHFVGKDVVIIGDTPNDILCGQHLGVKAVAVATGKFSMAQLAPYRADCLLPDFADLSQALDGILG, from the coding sequence GTGAAAAAGCTGGTCTTATTTGATATTGACGGCACGATTATGAATGTCTTCGGCGCGGGCTCTCGCTCTCTGCTGACTGTACTCACAGCCGTCTTCGGGCGGGAGGCGAATCTGGAGGGCTATTCGATGAGCGGCAAGACCGATACGCAGATCGTGCTGGAACTAGTCGAGCGCTCGGGCGGGACGCGCTCGGAGGTCTTCCCGGTGCTCGAGAAAGTCTGGCAGGGGTATATCGATGGGCTAGCGCAGGCGCTGCCCCGTTTGCAGCCGCAGGTTTTTCCGGGAATCCCCGAACTTCTCGGGCAGTTAGCGGAGCACCCAGATGTGGTCCTCGGACTGCTGACCGGCAATGTCGAGCGGGCGGCATGGCTGAAGTTACGCCGGGTAGATCTCGATGGATACTTTTGCTTGGGCGCTTTTGGTGACTGCGCCCCGGAGCGCCGCCTACTCCCGGAGGTAGCGGTGGCGGGTGCACAACGCTTGACGGGCAAGCACTTCGTCGGGAAGGACGTGGTCATCATCGGCGACACCCCCAACGACATCCTGTGTGGGCAACACCTCGGGGTGAAAGCGGTGGCAGTGGCGACGGGCAAGTTCTCGATGGCGCAGTTGGCTCCCTATCGAGCGGATTGCCTTTTGCCAGACTTTGCCGATCTCTCGCAGGCACTAGATGGGATCTTAGGTTGA
- a CDS encoding diacylglycerol kinase family protein — protein sequence MTAREDVQPVAKRRSWRVAENLSSSFSYAWAGVVYCATTQRNFRIHLAVGVLAVSLGIYEGISPLEFAVIGLTIALVLTFELLNTALEAVVDLTVGERYHELAKVAKDSAAGAVLIAAIGALFVAGWILVPPLMFRVVHL from the coding sequence ATGACTGCCAGAGAAGACGTACAACCTGTAGCAAAGCGCCGCTCCTGGCGTGTGGCGGAGAACCTTTCTTCTAGTTTTAGTTATGCCTGGGCTGGAGTCGTCTACTGTGCGACCACCCAACGCAATTTCCGCATCCATTTAGCCGTAGGGGTTCTGGCAGTTTCCCTGGGCATTTATGAGGGCATTTCGCCCCTGGAATTCGCCGTAATCGGGCTCACCATTGCGCTGGTTCTCACCTTCGAGTTGCTCAATACGGCGCTAGAGGCAGTGGTTGATTTGACGGTGGGAGAGCGCTACCATGAACTCGCTAAAGTTGCCAAGGATTCTGCGGCTGGTGCGGTACTCATTGCTGCTATCGGGGCACTCTTCGTCGCGGGTTGGATCTTGGTTCCACCCCTGATGTTCCGAGTCGTACATCTTTGA
- a CDS encoding protein adenylyltransferase SelO: protein MHRPNPFHTLTFEPALEALGDDYHDVVAAAEFPRHTLRFRNDALLSTLGLPPTQVTEEDWIAAFGRFEGERAFLALRYHGYQFGAYNPYLGDGRGFLWGQVRGIDGGLYDLGTKGSGTTPYSRSADGRLTLKGGVREVLAAEALHRLGVRTSRCLCLIETGEALYRSDEPAPARSSVMVRVSRSHIRFGTFERLHYLGRKDLILKLLDHVLTVYYPHLLGEPNAYQLFYTELVERTAQLAAQWMAAGFCHAVLNTDNMSITGESFDYGPWAFIPTYDPGFTAASFDYFGRYCYANQPHACRWNLEMLQRPLEAVLAPEEMAVGLAVFEDCYHRTYQERMLARLGFAPPMTLPALELLRQTIQMLYDTQVGYHRFFSDLTGQFTPRWREDKQWMLMLHDFDLTLAQQNLFASWRDCYFGLLNTLPSDQMPEITQRLRQHNPDTVLLRPVIEAVWNPIVYADNWEPFYALLQEVSAPARAGSPSIGQTLGEGLDGGIVPE, encoded by the coding sequence ATGCACCGTCCTAATCCCTTTCATACCTTGACTTTTGAACCAGCGCTGGAAGCTCTGGGGGACGACTATCATGATGTCGTGGCAGCAGCGGAGTTTCCTCGCCATACGTTGCGGTTTCGCAATGATGCCCTCTTGTCCACGCTAGGGCTGCCACCTACGCAGGTGACCGAGGAAGACTGGATAGCTGCTTTCGGACGTTTTGAGGGGGAGCGTGCGTTTTTGGCGCTACGCTATCACGGGTATCAATTCGGAGCGTACAACCCTTATCTGGGGGATGGGCGGGGATTTCTCTGGGGGCAGGTGCGCGGTATAGATGGCGGGCTCTACGACTTGGGGACCAAGGGCTCGGGGACGACTCCTTATTCGCGCAGTGCTGATGGACGGCTGACCCTCAAAGGTGGGGTGCGCGAAGTATTAGCCGCCGAAGCGCTGCATCGCTTGGGAGTCCGCACCTCCCGCTGTCTGTGCTTGATTGAGACTGGAGAAGCGCTCTATCGCTCGGACGAACCCGCCCCTGCTCGCTCCTCGGTCATGGTCCGCGTCAGCCGTTCGCATATCCGCTTTGGCACTTTTGAGCGCTTGCACTATTTGGGGCGCAAGGACTTGATCCTAAAACTCCTCGACCATGTCCTCACGGTCTATTACCCGCATCTGTTAGGTGAACCCAATGCCTACCAACTTTTTTATACCGAACTGGTCGAGCGGACGGCTCAATTGGCCGCTCAATGGATGGCGGCGGGCTTTTGCCATGCTGTACTCAATACCGACAATATGTCCATCACCGGGGAGAGCTTTGATTATGGTCCCTGGGCTTTTATTCCCACCTACGACCCTGGTTTCACCGCAGCCTCCTTCGACTACTTCGGGCGCTACTGTTACGCCAACCAACCCCATGCCTGCCGCTGGAATCTGGAGATGCTGCAACGCCCCCTAGAGGCGGTCCTAGCTCCTGAGGAAATGGCGGTGGGTCTGGCTGTGTTCGAGGATTGCTATCACCGGACTTATCAAGAGCGGATGCTGGCAAGGTTGGGCTTTGCACCGCCGATGACGCTCCCGGCACTGGAGCTACTCCGGCAGACGATCCAAATGCTCTACGACACGCAGGTGGGCTACCACCGTTTTTTTAGCGACCTCACCGGGCAATTTACGCCTAGGTGGCGTGAGGATAAGCAGTGGATGCTCATGCTGCATGATTTTGACTTGACCTTGGCACAGCAAAACCTCTTCGCTTCCTGGCGTGACTGCTACTTTGGGTTACTCAACACTTTGCCCTCAGACCAGATGCCTGAAATTACCCAACGCTTGCGCCAACATAACCCGGACACAGTGCTTCTACGTCCGGTAATCGAGGCTGTCTGGAATCCTATTGTCTACGCAGATAACTGGGAGCCTTTTTATGCGTTACTCCAGGAGGTTAGCGCCCCGGCTAGGGCTGGGAGTCCGTCAATCGGTCAGACGCTTGGAGAGGGCCTGGACGGTGGGATAGTTCCAGAGTAA
- a CDS encoding HAD family hydrolase: protein MLRNIIFDLGGVLYDIDYGLTYQALQDLSAHQSVQYALTDQAELFSRYEAGRITTVEFREQLRGYLGTTASDGGLDRAYNALLLSLFPESLSYVAHLKSRYRLALLSNINELHYQAIAQECAGLFAQFERCFFSYQCGWRKPEPEIFHGVFEQMHFLPAETLFIDDSPLNIAVAQTLGLQTYQVKPKQPVAWIVRELLADGTSGFTQVG, encoded by the coding sequence GTGCTGCGCAATATTATCTTTGACCTCGGCGGTGTTCTCTACGACATCGACTACGGGCTCACGTACCAAGCGCTGCAAGACCTGTCAGCTCATCAGTCGGTACAGTATGCGCTCACCGACCAAGCTGAGTTGTTTAGCCGCTACGAAGCAGGGCGCATCACAACCGTCGAGTTTCGTGAGCAGTTGCGTGGCTACCTCGGGACCACCGCCAGCGATGGGGGATTGGACCGGGCTTATAATGCGCTGCTCCTGTCGCTCTTCCCTGAGAGCCTGAGCTACGTAGCGCATCTGAAGTCCCGCTATCGGTTGGCCTTACTCAGCAACATCAACGAGTTACACTACCAAGCCATCGCCCAGGAATGCGCTGGACTCTTTGCCCAGTTCGAACGCTGCTTTTTCTCGTACCAGTGCGGATGGCGCAAGCCAGAGCCGGAGATCTTCCATGGAGTGTTCGAGCAAATGCACTTCCTCCCCGCCGAGACCTTGTTTATCGACGATTCACCGCTCAATATTGCCGTAGCTCAAACCCTGGGACTCCAGACATATCAGGTAAAACCCAAGCAGCCCGTCGCTTGGATAGTCCGAGAACTCCTCGCTGACGGCACATCGGGCTTTACTCAAGTCGGGTAA